Genomic segment of Panicum virgatum strain AP13 chromosome 9N, P.virgatum_v5, whole genome shotgun sequence:
CGTTACCACCCCTAGTTACATATAAGTTCCACAATTTTGATCATTTAATTTAAACGTGAAAAGAGATCTGTTCAATGGAACAATGCTTTCTTCCAGCTACGGATTACCCCTACAGTCACACACCGTTCCTACTAACTACAATCTACAAAATCAAAATCCAAGCATAAGCTGCTGTTCCGCAAGTTATCATACATGGGCTATAAGTTACAATACACCCCATTTACCACAACAATCAAGAAACCCCCGAGATCTTTGCCGGTGTTTTACACCTTCCTTTATTGTATTGGCCAAAGAAGAGAACCAAGTATTTCCAGTTACTACATGCTACCAGGACCTCCCTTATTTGCGCCTTGCAACTGCTCCATCGGTGAGTTAGCGATGCTGTTGACAGACCCATGGGTCTGTGAGCTCAACTGCGGGCTTGGGGGTGGGCCTGGAGTGGCTACCGGGTTCGCCGCATTATTGCTCATTTGCTGCAGAGTTCCTGAGCTCAACTGGGGGCTCATTGCAGCATGTTGACCCATTTGCTGTGGGCttatctgctgctgctgcatcatcaTTGACTGCTGTGAGCCAGCAGGTGAGCCCACCTGCGCCTGCTGTAACGGAGATCCCATTTgtcgttgctgctgctgcagctgttgttgttgcagctgctgctgctgtagctgttgttgtagctgctgctgctgctgctgctgtattTGCtgcagttgctgctgctgctgctgctgctgctgttgcgggTTCTgttggagctgctgctgctgtgggttctgttggagctgctgctgctgctgcagctgctgctggagctgcATTTGCTGTTGGGGGTTCAGCATCTTCGGAGGGCCCATAGAAGACATCATGGCCCGCTGCAGGGGGCTGAGGTTGCTTCTATTTAGCGGATGGCCCATCATGGACAAGCCGGCTGAACTAGGAAGGATTGGAGAGCCGCTTCCAGGCATTCCAACCATTCCAGTCTGCGGATACATGCCTGCTGCCCTTTGCTGTGCCAACCCCATTCGCATCTTGGCAAGAGCAGCAGGGTTCATATTTGGCCGAAGTCCAGCTGCAGAAAGGTTGGATGCCATGCCCATGTTCATTTGATTGGAACTGTTGCCTAAGCCTGACATCGATCCCATGGGGGAGGATATTGGCCGCACATTGCCCATTCCCATAACGTTTCCTAGGCCACCTATACCAACAACATTGTTAACCATATTGCCCATATTCATGGCTGAACCAAGCCCCATCATCACTTTCCTAGACATAGGTTGTTGCTGTTGTGCCTGCTGCTGTAGCATCTGAAGCTGCAAGGAAGTTGGAGTAGCCTTATTGTTTCCCATCTGACTTCCCACTGGGAGATTTGAGCCAGGCGCCAACATCTGAGATAACGGGCTTGTTGGCAGAAGTTGAGGTCTCTGCATCTGGTTAAGTGGAAGAGATGATGGTTGCTGCATCTGTGTTTGGGCATTTTGCTGCAGTGGTTGCTGCTGGGTctgttgctgctgtggctgCTGAACCAAATTTTGGTCAAGTTGCTGGCTCCTTGGAGGCATGGCTGCCCCTTGCATATACCCTTGCTGCATTGCTAGAACCTGGTTGCTATTAGCAGATGAAAGCATCCTGTTGACAGGAAGCTGCTGCATTGGTGTTCCAGGTCCCACATTTGCATGGGCTGCAGCATTAAGTTGCTGGCTTACACCTCCCTCTTGCTTCACATCACTTGCTAAGTTATCTGGTAAAATTCCTGATAGTGTATTGAGGTTAGCAGGAGGGGTGCCACGCATAACTTTATCGTCAGCTTTAGAATGCCCATCTTGCAACATCTAGGGTTTGTCATGGAGAGGCCGAAAATCAGAACATTAACAAGGCACCTCGCTATTCAAGTCTTTAGGTTAATTGGACTTACCAGGGGAATAAGCTGCTCTGCCAGCAAGTCAGCACAGTACTGCCAGATATAAAACAATTGAAAGTTAGGACAGAAGTAAGACacctgaatagtatggcctAGTGTTTCAGGGACTTTATGCTATTAAGGCAATAGTCAAAACTTGAGATAATGAGACATAACGACAAACCTTCGTCGGTAATATGAATACGCAATCATATGAATTCGGACCATCAAAATCTTCTAGATCTCCATACTGCATTCTTACAGTTTCATCAGGCATTTCCTTGAAAACAACCTGGAATGGCCTTGGATGACCTGTGACAATGTAAATCAGACTAATTGGAGGTGTCGTGTTTTTTCTTCACTGGAGACCTTTTTAGCAAAATATCTGTAAAACATACCTTGGTACATGCGGTTTGAGCTCACAAAATTTATTATCCTAGTCTTGCACATGTTTATTGTTCCACTAATCATAGAATTACAAAGAGGTCTTATTGTATCTATATAATCCTCAGTGTGGAAACAGCTGGAGAGACATCTGGCGACATCTTGGCTTGCATTGATCATGGGTTTCCTTTGAGGTATCTTATCAACCTTGTTCTTCTTACTGTGAAGCTGGTACCTGAAGCAGATTACAGCAGCAATTGTAACTATATGAAAAGAAATTACTACCACAATGCAATGGCCAAGAGAGAAACATTTCAAATCATCCACCATGAACAAATCTCAGTGTCAGCTATATAAGACTTTATAGTAAGATCTATATTGAATAAAAAACTTACATGCATCACTAGGTTTCAGCTCTAGCCTACCGCAACTTGATTGGGACTAAAAgactttgttgttgttgtagacTTTGATTCACGAAGTGCTATATATTTAAACGAACATAACGCCAaacatatatagaaaatgaCAGATCAACTATAATCCACACTCGTAATAACAGATGAAAGCTCGGGTAAATGAGATTTAGTACTAAAAGTTTAGACTTGCAAAGCTTTGTCCagtttcttttattttatttcgtCGAGAGAATCCAGTGAAAAAAAGATGCTTTATTTTTTACCGTATACTTGTTTCATGAATATACGACATATAAGCCGATTATTTCATTTTTGAACTAACTAACTAGCATGTCCTAAATTTCATATATTTAAGAACATGAAGCAGTTTATGTCAAATTTAAGTAAAAAATGATGATAATTTAAGTAAAAAACATGAAGCAGTTTATTCGCACATTCTAGGCTTCTTTTGTGGCCAGCAGAAGTGATAGTTGGATGTCAACTCTCAAATATCCTATATGTCAAATTCACATAGTGCAACTCCAAACTTTCTACAAAGTGCCTCTGTCCGTGGGCgaagccccgcggccggcgttccGAATAGGtccttgactcctctaacagCCTCCCGTAACAGACTTCCAAAGAAATAAAGGATAGAGGGAAAACACAAAAAATGTTAGCAGATATTAAATATTATGCCATACCGATGGGAAAGATTTTCTATTTTCGCAAATTTATCCAGGATTGCTTGGTCTCCCATAGGTGTGGTCCCAATTGATGGGCTGCTAGCATTTAGTGGAGCGTGCATATTTGAAACACTGGCTGGAGACCCAACGGCACTAACAGGTGGTTGAGTTTTGGGGACAgaatttgtttttctttttgaaggagcagcagcaggttgCTGTATTCTGTGCATAGAATCACTAGGGCTGGAAGCTACAGAAGGGTATCCAACTGCAGCATTGGAATTTGCAGCAAATTTATCTTTCTGTGCCCCAATTACAGCCGATGTCACAGCAGAACCAAACTGACCACCCATTGAACTGCTTGATATCTCTCCTGATTTAGAAGATACTGGAGACTGCACCATTGGCCCAGAAGGGGCACGAGAGCTAGGTGCTAACTTTCTTCTCTGaattatttcttcttttttcaaGTCCTTCTCAGCTGCAAACCGAGTATTCTGCCACTGTGCCATGTTTGGAAGATTATTTCTTGCCGTTGACTGCTGTGATAAATGCTGAGCCTGGGGTTGCTGTTGATCCAGCACAGAATTTCCAGGTGCCATAGACTGCAATGCGTCTTTTGACCTATCAGAACCATCCATCTGCTCTTGCTTGGCACCGTATCTCAAACCTTGCTGAAAATAGAAAGAAGATCCTGAATCTTGCATGTTGTTCATCACCGAAGGAGGATATCTCTGACCACTCAATGAAGAAGCATACTGCATCCCCTTGATATCTAATTGTGGATGCAATTGTGGGTTCTTCCATTGCATCTCCTGCCCACCAAGGGGTTGAGGCCTTATGTGCTGCTGCTGTACATCATCAATACCACCACTTGGCTTTATTCTCTTAGGATCTTGAAGCGGAGCATCTTGCATTTCCCTCTTCACAGATAGAAGGCCATTGGCAGTAACAGAGTCATTGTAACCAATCATGCTCTGAGGGGACGAAATGCTTGAATTGATTCCAGAAAAATTAGCAGGTGATCCTGCCACACGATCACTACCAACAGCTGAATAACTTACGGTTTGCTGTATGCCAGATTGGGACATCAGCATTCTGGCAGCATCTTGTGAACAATTTGGTCTAAGTTGCTGAGAACCACCCGAAATATTTTGGACGGTAATGTTATCGACAACCTGGTGAGCTGCACTACCACCTGTGATGCCCATCTCATCTGCTCTGGCATTATCAGGTAACCTATCAATGCAAACCTTTTTACCACGAGACATGTTACTGGATGTGACGACAACTTCAGGATTTTGCCTCAGCCTCCTCTTTTTTCCAATACCAAGGCTCAACTGCAAGAAACGCAAGAGGCTTAGTTTGCATCAAGATATACCTACCATGGTAGCATTTTTTGTTCAGCATGCGTACACACCTTATGTGGAATAGGATCCTGACAAAGTCGATCCAGTTTTGGAGTAGGGTCTAAGCAAAGTTCTGGTTGTAGGGCTCTCACAATACGAGCCTCAGCTTCCTAGAGAAACACGTATAGCATATGAGTCTGTATAGTTCAGCAAAATCAATCGCATGAACTGAAATTCCAGCTCCCTCTATTTCAGCAAAAGTTAATTAAGATATCCAACCATGCATGTATTTCACATTTAATTTGCTTTATCATGCTATCCTCCAGTGTTACAATCAGTTGTTGAAGAACTAACTTTACAATTACTAGGTATTGATactcaaatgaaaaatttaAATCGATGCATTCTTAGATAAACAAATGCTTAAAGATATTAAAAAAACTGGGAGCACAGATGCTAAAATGATCCATGTTGAAAGTCAGACTAACAGAAAGTTACCACAACATTACTTACCACAAAATCCCTGTAACTCCAGGAATCATCAGATAGCAGCGTAATGTCCTTTACAACATTCTCAAAGGTCATTCGTAGCCGTACTTTATTGACGATAGGTAATCCTAGCTGAGCAGATGATGCAGGGACTTGATTGGATACGTTCTTCCGGTAGTCACGTATCTAGAAAGAATTCTCATTACTTATATTGTTTATGTAATACAAATATATAATAGAAAGATAAGGCATAGGACAATGAATTACTGCTAAAGAATCAATGACGTCTTTATCAATAGGGTCACATGATGCTTCACAGTAATGCATAATGATTGTTTTGAGAAGAAGTTAGGAATACGATTTTACTGATAGGTTGGTACAATGTAGTGTTTGCAATACAGATAAGTGAAGTTTTCCTTTTAAAGAAAGGATTTCTCCCATATAGGGTAAACATTCGGTACAGAATTTGTGACTGATTTTTGAATCATGCATCAGAGAGAAATCAAACACGACTCAAGAGAACATAATCCCAAAGGTTTTAGCATGTTACAGATCAGTAACATTGCTAGCATACCATTTCTTAAGTGTGATAAAAACAACTCACCTCACAAACAACTGATCCATTGTAGTACTTGTTTGGTATCTCATCAAGAATATCGCCAGGCAGCCTCCCAGCTTCAATAGCCTGCAGATCATGAGGAAACTCATGTAACTGTAATTAGAGTCGTATATCACAGTTAACATGTTATTAGTTTTAGCCAGCTAATAGGATAAACATGGTCAAATCAGTTGGGAGACTGACAAAACAAAGCAGAAAATAATTGGCTTGTACACAAAAGAGTCAGCACACTTTTGAGGAACATTGCCACTATAATATGGTGGTATATGAAAAATGATCATCCACAGCAAACTTGAACTGCAGGATGCTTAGGTAAAAAACTACAGGGTCACAACAGTGTTGCAGTCACATTCTTGTAGGCGAACAAAACTTCACCATGTCACAGGTGCTGATGTGAAAACTGTCTTGAAACATTCTTCAGGGTTTTTTGGATGGGACTCAAAATTCTAGGTTGAGAGCGCAAAAGGAAAGAGTGTTACTTTACCATAGGATATTGAAATGTTtgttttttaatataatttagaACTTGACACCAATCTGAAAATATTTTCAAGTTTGCATTGACACTATTGATGCAAACATGGTACAGAAATTTTCCCATCCAAAATTGGAATGAGTATATTAAAACAAAATCTCATCTGTATCTTAAAATCACCTGAGAATTTGTATCTGAGTGATTGGCATAAATATTGCCCAACTCTACCAGCATTGCAATGTACAAGAATTCTTATGTCGAGCATATTCAAATCCGTGTTTGCCTTAAAGATTAAGTATATGTATCTTGAATCCAATTGGTCCATTTTCACCACTAATTTGGTTCTAAATTTAGCCACAACATTGCAAAAACTGTGGACGTGGCGTCAGAGTACAAAACTAACAAGAAACTTGCAAGCAAGTGGTACCATACTCACAGAGAATAGCTTTTCTGATGCTCTATCATAGGGATGCAGTGTTTTGCCATCCTGAATTGAAGTCTGGCTGGGATCCATCTGAAAATATATGTATTTATGTCAGGAACATAATTATAGTTGAGTGTTTCTCGCAAATTCCAGAAAAACAATGCCAGCAAGAGTAGTTACGAAATTCACTGCATAAATTTCCAGAAGAGAACTCACAGAGGCTGACTTTGAAATGAGATAACCTCTGTCATAGAGGCTGAAGGTGAAAGAAACTTCATGCTCTGCAATATGACGTTGAATGCTTAATATGAAGCATAAATACTAAAACTGGTCGAAAAAACGTTTTCTTCAactcttcaaagtacctggcaAAATTTCCCTGGAGCACACTGGTGAAATTTTGATGCCAttgacatattttgctctctcAACAGAGCCATACTGCATATAGAGATTAAATGAGCATTCCATCATAGGAAAACCAAGTTATTATGAAGAAAAGAACATTACAAGTCGAAATCAAATTAATAGAAgcaaaaacaaagagaaaatcaAACAAGAAAGTGCATAGAAAAGCCAAATAAGTCCTTCACTGAACAATTTTGGGTTAAAAACAAAGATCTGGCAACGAGATTTAGACCCTCTACCATCCACTTGAAATCTAACACAAGGTACATTTACCAAAGCCAGCACTTGTTAATTTCACCTTGCTACACCACGAAGGTATATTTACCAAAGCCAACACTTGTTAATTTCACCTTGCTAAACCACGAAGGGAGATCCCAAATCGTATGGCTTGGCTCCCAATTACATGATATTCAAACAGTTCAGCAACAATCCATGTGAGCTAAATGACAATCAGAGCAAGGGTAAATACAGGATAAGCAATTGATTAGGGTATTTCATTTCATCACAAGATAAATACTTATTTGGTCCATACTGGAGTTGTAGCAGCCAAAAATTCCTTTCCTCTAAATGCAGTTGCCCATACCCCAATTGACGCACATACGCTCCcaaaattaattgcaccaagaaAAAGTATcgatcccctcccctctcctctcaaAAACGATCTGCAACGAAGAGCACAAACCCCATATCCAATCGGTCCAAAGGACTTGAGCATTCCGAACGACAACGCGGTTGGGCGTCGAACAGAAGCTTTCGAATCGAAATCACTGGAAAGATGCGACCTACTTGTAAATCAATGAAAATTCCCGGGAAGGAGCATCAAGcccccaaacaaaaaaaaagtcgaTTTTTCATCAGCTCGGTACATAAAGCTCCCGTCTTTACGCGTCCAGATCCCCACCCCCGCCGTTGCCACCCAGACCATCTCGCAGTGAGACAGAAACCCAAGGCCGCAAAGAGACAGAAAGTACCGAGCGCCCCACCTCGCGTCTGGAATCGGACACGGACCCCTCCGCCTCGACCGCGGCCGGTTTTTCCgcctgcgccggcgccgcggacgCCGAGCGCGCGGCCGGGTGCACGCGGACGCCGACCTTGGACAGTTTGAAAGAGATCCCCATCCCCACGGGGGGCGCCGCCCTGCGGCGACGACCTAGGCTTCCTCACACGCaacttccgccgccgcctgtctcGCCGCCGATGAGCTCGTGCGAGCGAGGGGGttagagagagaagagagaggagaaagGGGGAAGAAGGGGGAGGGACGGAGGTTTAATGAGGTGAGCTCGGTGTACGGGGACGCAGTTGTATTTGCTCGAGCAGGGATGGCGCCtttcactgacatgtggggtcaaGACCAAGAGACGTGGGCCTTGAGCTGGTGCATGGGCCGGAGTTGTGGGCTGGGTTTATGAGTCGGTGGATGGGGTCTCGCGCTTTGCGTGCGTGGACTCGCTCTTGTTCATTGCGGGCAAAACCACCGCTCCAGGTTTCACCATCCGTCGCCTCAAGAGGTAATTCTTTGCAGATGCATGGTTATTTTGGGCCGCATATTAGGTCCATTAAAGCACATGTTACCAGCTACTAGGAAAGATAATTTATACATGCATGCACGAGTAAGACAACAATGCTGACATCACTCACATAcatgaaaatctgaaaattaaaaaaatttataactaTTAAACCAAGCATTTAGATTAAATTTAAATTGCATCATTATCTTTTGTATGaaaagatcttcaaaataagaccacACTTGCTTATATTTGCACGCTATTTCTAAAAGTTTTTTTAGTATTAAATAATTATTTTCGGATCCCGAGAACAAATAATTTGCCAATACAAAGAAATAATTCTTTTAGCGAACAAATAAACAtagcgaacaaataataatgtagaacaaacaaaatattaaacatcacgAACTTTGATTATATAGAATAAGTAATGGTAAATAAAAATTAGGAGCAATCGAGTCAATATTATTGAACAATTTAATTCACAAAAGGAACAAAATAAGCTGACATGACGAACAAATTAGTTGCAAACAGAAAAATAATACCATGAATAACTAACACATTCACAttgcaaaataaattattttttagcaAATAGAATATGGATAGACGCTGAATAATTTAGTGTATAAAGTAAATAAGTTATTTCTCACACTAACTAATCATTCAAATAAGACAAATTAGCATGGAATATGCTAAAAGAACTTCGATTCGAAGAATAAATATCTATGTGAGATCTAAAATAAACAAGGAAAGAAACAGAAATACAAATAGATAATATACATCAAAGGATTATacgaaaaattaaaaattaaaaatagaaaaataaaaatgaaataaaaaaggagatAATTAAGAAACATATTTACGGAGATAAACGAGGAAAGAAgacgaaaataaaaataagaaagaaaCATACGTCCAGATTTAGAGTCTTAATCAAGGAAAAAATACGGACAACAACGAAAGAAGAAAAAGCAAAGAGCGCTCACGTTGCACTGCACGCCTACTGTTTGTATCCGTTCCAGACTCGTAGCATCATTGGGCCACAGCCACCACACTTTTCCCACGGCCCATGTAATAGACATTTTGGGTGACAGAAAATTTTCCATCACGCGCGTGACATATAGCTGTTCACTTCAGCCTGAGACGTCCGATCAGAAATAGGATCAACGCGCCGATGGCCAGTGTATTTTGGTCGTTTTGGGTGTTGCTCCATGGCCAGGGTATTTTGGTCGTTTTGGGTGTTTGCTtatcttaatttttttagtaAAAAGGAACTTTTCATTAACTCAAAGACTCAGCGATATTGCTGGCCACTAGATTCTCCATACCCGGAGGCAATCCCTCCCACAAGCAGATAGTACCGTGAGAACACTTACAACCCAAGGCAGCAATTCATGCGCGATTCTATTACAAATTCTAGGAGCAAAAACAATATTATAATTAATAAAACTCAATCTCAGTAAGCACTTTatctcataataaatcaatcCCCCGTCAGGGGCAACCGGTGGGAGTCAGTTCTGATCACCTGCTGGAGAACCAAAGAATACTCTTATTACTATACGCCCTAGAGGGGGAGTGACGGGAGCAGTCGGACGCTCCCTAGGCGACATGTGTCCTGGAGAAGCCCGACGCAGAGCGTGGATTTGCCGCTCGCTCCTTTCCCCGCAACGCCGCGCCGCGGTGACCTGGCGCGCCTTGCTCCTCCGAGCCGCACGCACGCATGGAGCTCGGAGCATGTACCCGCCGCCGCACAGGCCTCCGCCATCGGAGGAGGGAGGACGAGGGGGTGGAAGGCCGGCCGTCGCAGATCCGCCATGCCTTGCGTGGATCCGGCCGCCGCacatggcctccgccgccgccgccatgggagggggCGGGGGGAGGGCCGGGCACCGCAGCTCGGAGCCGCGAGGAGCTGGCGTCgaaggagagggaaggagaagaggaagaggaggagaggagaggagaggagagggagggaggatccGGCAGCCTCCATGGCTCGGAGCTCGGCGCGCCCGGATCCGGCCGCAGCCGGAGCTCGCCACTTCGATCCGCACCTCACCGGCCGCGCCTGCTCGATGGCGCGCGCGGGACGGGCGAGCCGGCCGGGGAggtgaggaggcggcggaggaaacGAGGCGCACCGACCGGGGAGGTGAGCAGGCGGCGGAGGAAATGAGGCGGAGGCAGCGCTCGGtatgggggagagagagagcagagagagagtgggagggagggagggcggcggtggggggaaaggagaaaaaaaattgataagCGGGGTCCGCTGCTGGTAATTTGTATATAGTAAAATAGAAGATTAATAAAGGACACATACCAATTATTTTGCTTTACATTTTTAAACGCGCGCGGCGTAGCGCGCAATTGACCTAGTCAGTTTCTATAATCACACGGCCCATACCCTGCTCAATTGCAGCATTCACGGCGGTTGAGCATGCCACCACTTGCTTGTAGCGCATCCACCACACTGTCAATTCTTCCAGCCGCTGCATGACCTCCCCATCTAAGTCACGTACCACAAAACCCCCACCACCAGTTCCAGTTTCCGGAATGTAAGTGTAAAGAGTAATCTCGAGTAGACAAAGTAGAATGATAAAAGAACCAAGAAGTACTTTCATTTTCCCTAATGGTCCAGAGCAGGAccaagaagaggagagaagacacTGACCGCCGAATACTCAGAGCGCATCCACGACCACTCCACTTAATTAGTACCATTCCACTCCCAttgtaatatagaaataaggGAGCTGTTGTAATCGCCCTTCGCCTGTAAGGTAATCCCAAGTTTGTGTAAGTGCTTGGGGCTTCCCGAAAGAGAAAGCCGTATGTAAGTTTGCTTTGTGGAAATGGATTAAGCTTTCCTGTAAATTTCTCTGCTTTCCTTTGAGCTCGTTCATATGGAGTGATGTCTCTACGCTAGGGACCCTAGAGGAGAAATCTCTGCGTTGAGTTGCTCTCGTTTAGCCCATGGagaggcgtctgagagagcctgtgtccgtagagaagtgttcccttcggGTGGAACTGCCTGAGGAGACAGTAGAGCCTGAGTCCTTTATGCGCGTGGCCGGGGTTAGCTTGGGAGAAGACCGGGTAGGCCTGGTTCTGAAGCGAGCTAGCGATGCATGCGGTGAGTACCAAGTAGGATTTACACAAGCATAGTTGCACGACCGGCTGAATTTTGGCTTCGCCAACCTGCCAAGATCCTGAGAAGCATGCATACCCATACTTTGCATATTCACTAATCACGCACATAATAATTGCGCACTCATATCCACCACCCACGCAAGTCGCTATCGTCGAATAGTATAGAGTTGGGTGCCTGAGCCACTCTCTTGTGAGTGCTCGTGCActgtttatatttttaattaAGGTTTAAGCACATACTTAGCCAATATATATTGCCAGAATACTGCTGCAAATAGTAGCGTGAAAGCAATATTTTGCTCGCTGAGTTGTTAAATACTCCATAAATATTATGAAGAATAGTGCATAAAGAGAAACCCCATGAAGTGGTTCATCCACCTTGTGAGTGGGATTTTCCTATTCATATTCTAAATTTGAATAGTAGCTGGTATTTTGAATACTGCCGCGAATTTGAATAGTGATAGCTGAATTTGAATAGTGTCGTGAATAGTAACTCGAGATTTTAAATTTGCGGGTTTGAAAATTCGATTTCCTGCGCAGATTCCCGTGatactggtatcagagccgtggttattaaattttgaatttgagagaATTTGTGATACATTTTAGAATACAGGAATTACTGGAATATCTCAGTTGTGCTTAAAATGAAAGCTCTAGATGATGAAATTAAACAGTACGAATTTAAATTAAGCAAAATTCCTGATGAATATAATACTTCTATGCTATGTGATTGACCTGTaattagaaaaaaagaaatttatttcatAAGAAAGATAGCTTATTTAAAAAAGATATCTAAAAAAAGAGAGCTAAATGATAAGAAATATAAAGCGTCAGTTGTGATTAAGAAGTTGGAAGATGAGTCAAACCCAAAAGATATGCAGAATCATAAAGCCAAAAGGAATCTAGACATTCATAAAAGTAATATTACGATAGAAAATGTGTTAAAAGAGGACAAACAATCAGAGTCTATGAATAAGCTTTTAGAAAGTTGTGAAGACGAAGAAAATAATGCCCAACAATACAAAGATTTTATAGATAGTTTAGATGATGATTGTTTATATAATCTAGATAATGCTATAGATGCATTAGAGATAAAAACTGAGAGAACTAATAAGGAAGTGAAAACTGAATTAATGGACCAAGGAAATTGCGATCATGATTGGATACAAGCAAAATGTGACTATAATATTAGATGCACTTTCTGTATTTATTATCCTAGCCAAAAAAATAGATTTACTTGTAGTTTATGCTTAAAGCAAGCATGTGCTTCATGTTTAAAATCTGGAAATCAAAGATGGAGACAAGAAGTAGAATTAGAAGCAGAAGATAAATTATTAGCAAGAAGAGTTAGAAATTTagaaaatagaataaatagTTTAGAAGTGGAATTAGAAGAACTAAGAAGTAAGATAGAACTCAGTGAGGTACAGAAGGTTGAAGAAAAGGCTGGTAAAAATATTGAGTTAAAGGATCAAACAATAATAAACAACAAGGATAATAGTGCAATACAGTTAAAGGATGCTATAATAAATTTTGGTAGCAAATATATAGTCAAATTGCCATTTAAAGAAATTGTAGGAATAAGAATACCTGTGAAAGTAAAATTAACACCTACTATTACTAACAAAATATTAGCATTAATTGATACTGGCTGTACCAAAAATATTatacatgataaatattttGCAAGATGTCCAGAAATAGTTCATACAATAGATTCAGAAAAGGCAGATATATCCACTGATATGTTTGAAATAAAGAAGCTTCATAATCAGTTAGTCTACAATATTGAGGTACAAATAAATAATACTAAATATATTATGGATGAG
This window contains:
- the LOC120690247 gene encoding protein PHYTOCHROME-DEPENDENT LATE-FLOWERING-like isoform X1, whose amino-acid sequence is MGISFKLSKVGVRVHPAARSASAAPAQAEKPAAVEAEGSVSDSRREVGRSYGSVERAKYVNGIKISPVCSREILPEHEVSFTFSLYDRGYLISKSASMDPSQTSIQDGKTLHPYDRASEKLFSAIEAGRLPGDILDEIPNKYYNGSVVCEIRDYRKNVSNQVPASSAQLGLPIVNKVRLRMTFENVVKDITLLSDDSWSYRDFVEAEARIVRALQPELCLDPTPKLDRLCQDPIPHKLSLGIGKKRRLRQNPEVVVTSSNMSRGKKVCIDRLPDNARADEMGITGGSAAHQVVDNITVQNISGGSQQLRPNCSQDAARMLMSQSGIQQTVSYSAVGSDRVAGSPANFSGINSSISSPQSMIGYNDSVTANGLLSVKREMQDAPLQDPKRIKPSGGIDDVQQQHIRPQPLGGQEMQWKNPQLHPQLDIKGMQYASSLSGQRYPPSVMNNMQDSGSSFYFQQGLRYGAKQEQMDGSDRSKDALQSMAPGNSVLDQQQPQAQHLSQQSTARNNLPNMAQWQNTRFAAEKDLKKEEIIQRRKLAPSSRAPSGPMVQSPVSSKSGEISSSSMGGQFGSAVTSAVIGAQKDKFAANSNAAVGYPSVASSPSDSMHRIQQPAAAPSKRKTNSVPKTQPPVSAVGSPASVSNMHAPLNASSPSIGTTPMGDQAILDKFAKIENLSHRYQLHSKKNKVDKIPQRKPMINASQDVARCLSSCFHTEDYIDTIRPLCNSMISGTINMCKTRIINFVSSNRMYQGHPRPFQVVFKEMPDETVRMQYGDLEDFDGPNSYDCVFILPTKYCADLLAEQLIPLMLQDGHSKADDKVMRGTPPANLNTLSGILPDNLASDVKQEGGVSQQLNAAAHANVGPGTPMQQLPVNRMLSSANSNQVLAMQQGYMQGAAMPPRSQQLDQNLVQQPQQQQTQQQPLQQNAQTQMQQPSSLPLNQMQRPQLLPTSPLSQMLAPGSNLPVGSQMGNNKATPTSLQLQMLQQQAQQQQPMSRKVMMGLGSAMNMGNMVNNVVGIGGLGNVMGMGNVRPISSPMGSMSGLGNSSNQMNMGMASNLSAAGLRPNMNPAALAKMRMGLAQQRAAGMYPQTGMVGMPGSGSPILPSSAGLSMMGHPLNRSNLSPLQRAMMSSMGPPKMLNPQQQMQLQQQLQQQQQLQQNPQQQQLQQNPQQQQQQQQQQLQQIQQQQQQQLQQQLQQQQLQQQQLQQQQRQMGSPLQQAQVGSPAGSQQSMMMQQQQISPQQMGQHAAMSPQLSSGTLQQMSNNAANPVATPGPPPSPQLSSQTHGSVNSIANSPMEQLQGANKGGPGSM